One Curtobacterium sp. MCLR17_007 DNA window includes the following coding sequences:
- a CDS encoding serine hydrolase domain-containing protein: protein MVAERSRRKASWISALVLPDGGVERDASGNFDHRLLREWGSVTKSLTAAAVTEAARRGSFSLDDEVAALVPRLPRAKYAIGELIEHRSGLLRVPWQMMLRPSRDPYRSVANRALPERWSVPLGDRGAYLYSNTGYAVLGEVLDATTGGWWDWTRQNVFGADLARSPTLAPDQELMAVHSGTNGAPRRPWTLSNGPFAAAGGVWSTFDDLVAFARWSARGADTPPGWSRRDGADFINGATRDAHVSIVRSLDDGCVAVVHSLGLGFATDSMAVDLLRTARRPGCS from the coding sequence ATGGTGGCTGAGCGGAGCCGCCGGAAGGCGAGCTGGATCAGCGCCTTGGTACTGCCCGACGGAGGCGTCGAGCGGGACGCCTCCGGGAACTTCGATCATCGCCTCCTGCGGGAGTGGGGCAGCGTGACGAAGAGCCTCACCGCGGCGGCGGTGACGGAAGCGGCCCGGCGCGGTTCCTTCTCCCTGGACGACGAGGTCGCAGCCCTCGTGCCGAGGTTGCCGCGCGCGAAGTACGCGATCGGGGAGCTGATCGAGCACAGAAGCGGGCTGCTCCGCGTTCCATGGCAGATGATGCTGCGCCCGTCCCGCGACCCCTACCGGTCGGTTGCGAACAGAGCACTACCTGAACGGTGGTCGGTGCCCCTTGGGGACCGAGGGGCGTACCTGTACTCCAACACGGGGTACGCGGTTCTCGGCGAGGTACTCGATGCCACGACTGGCGGATGGTGGGACTGGACGCGACAGAACGTGTTCGGCGCAGATCTTGCGCGGTCTCCGACCCTTGCTCCCGACCAAGAGCTGATGGCGGTGCACTCGGGGACGAACGGTGCGCCTCGTCGACCCTGGACGCTCAGCAACGGTCCGTTCGCGGCTGCCGGCGGGGTGTGGTCCACGTTCGACGACCTGGTCGCGTTTGCCAGATGGAGTGCACGAGGCGCGGACACGCCTCCGGGATGGTCACGGCGCGACGGAGCGGACTTCATCAACGGAGCCACGCGAGACGCTCACGTCAGCATCGTCCGATCACTGGACGACGGCTGCGTCGCCGTCGTCCACTCCCTCGGACTCGGCTTCGCGACCGACTCCATGGCCGTCGACCTCCTCCGGACTGCACGGCGCCCCGGCTGCTCTTGA
- the sucD gene encoding succinate--CoA ligase subunit alpha, giving the protein MSIFLNKDSKVIVQGITGGEGTKHTALMLKAGTQVVGGVNARKAGTTVTHGDVELPVFGSVREAIDTTGADVSIVFVPPAFAKDAVMEAIDAEIPLVVVITEGIPVQDSAEFWAHAKALGGKTRIIGPNCPGIITPGESLVGITPATITGKGPIGLVSKSGTLTYQMMYELRDLGFSTAIGIGGDPVIGTTHIDALAAFEADPETTAIVMIGEIGGDAEERAADYIKAHVTKPVVGYVAGFTAPEGKTMGHAGAIVSGSAGTAEAKKQALEAAGVKVGKTPSETAALLREVVAAH; this is encoded by the coding sequence ATGTCGATCTTCCTCAACAAGGACTCCAAGGTCATCGTCCAGGGCATCACCGGCGGCGAGGGCACCAAGCACACCGCACTCATGCTCAAGGCCGGCACGCAGGTGGTCGGTGGCGTGAACGCCCGCAAGGCCGGCACGACCGTCACCCACGGCGACGTCGAGCTGCCCGTCTTCGGCTCGGTGCGCGAGGCCATCGACACCACCGGTGCCGACGTCTCGATCGTCTTCGTCCCGCCGGCGTTCGCGAAGGACGCCGTGATGGAGGCCATCGACGCCGAGATCCCGCTCGTCGTCGTCATCACCGAGGGCATCCCCGTGCAGGACTCGGCCGAGTTCTGGGCGCACGCCAAGGCGCTCGGCGGGAAGACCCGCATCATCGGCCCGAACTGCCCGGGCATCATCACCCCGGGTGAGTCGCTCGTCGGCATCACTCCGGCGACGATCACCGGCAAGGGCCCGATCGGCCTCGTCTCGAAGTCGGGCACCCTGACCTACCAGATGATGTACGAGCTGCGTGACCTGGGCTTCTCGACCGCCATCGGCATCGGCGGCGACCCGGTCATCGGCACGACGCACATCGACGCGCTCGCCGCGTTCGAGGCCGACCCCGAGACGACCGCGATCGTGATGATCGGCGAGATCGGCGGCGACGCCGAGGAGCGCGCTGCCGACTACATCAAGGCGCACGTCACGAAGCCGGTCGTCGGGTACGTCGCGGGCTTCACGGCCCCCGAGGGCAAGACGATGGGCCACGCCGGCGCGATCGTGTCCGGCTCGGCCGGCACCGCCGAGGCGAAGAAGCAGGCGCTCGAGGCGGCTGGCGTCAAGGTCGGCAAGACGCCGTCCGAGACGGCAGCGCTGCTGCGCGAGGTGGTCGCCGCCCACTAG
- the sucC gene encoding ADP-forming succinate--CoA ligase subunit beta, with amino-acid sequence MDLFEYQARDLFESYGVPVLQGIIADTPEEARAAAEKIGGVVVVKAQVKVGGRGKAGGVKVAKTPDEAFEHAQAILGLDIKGHTVQRVMVAQGADIAEEFYFSVLLDRANRSYLSLVSVEGGMEIEQLAVEKPEALARVEVNPLTGINQEAGEDIARQAGFPDELVEQVAGVFVKLYDVFAGEDATLVEVNPLVRTGDGQILALDGKVSLDENADFRHDAHKQLEDTASEDPLEAKAKAHGLNYVKLDGQVGVIGNGAGLVMSTLDVVAYAGERHGGVKPANFLDIGGGASAEVMANGLDVILGDPQVKSVFVNVFGGITACDAVANGIVAALGILGDAATKPLVVRLDGNNVEEGRRILAEAAHPLVTVAATMDDAAEQAAELAAAAA; translated from the coding sequence GTGGATCTTTTCGAGTACCAGGCCAGGGACCTCTTCGAGTCCTACGGCGTCCCTGTGCTGCAGGGCATCATCGCCGACACCCCAGAGGAGGCGAGGGCGGCTGCCGAGAAGATCGGTGGCGTGGTCGTCGTCAAGGCGCAGGTGAAGGTCGGCGGCCGCGGCAAGGCCGGCGGCGTCAAGGTCGCGAAGACCCCGGACGAGGCGTTCGAGCACGCGCAGGCGATCCTCGGCCTCGACATCAAGGGCCACACCGTGCAGCGCGTCATGGTCGCCCAGGGTGCCGACATCGCCGAGGAGTTCTACTTCTCCGTGCTGCTCGACCGCGCCAACCGCTCCTACCTGTCGCTCGTCAGCGTCGAGGGCGGCATGGAGATCGAGCAGCTCGCGGTCGAGAAGCCCGAGGCGCTCGCCCGCGTCGAGGTGAACCCGCTGACCGGGATCAACCAGGAGGCCGGCGAGGACATCGCTCGCCAGGCCGGGTTCCCGGACGAACTCGTCGAGCAGGTCGCCGGTGTCTTCGTGAAGCTCTACGACGTGTTCGCCGGCGAGGACGCCACGCTGGTCGAGGTGAACCCCCTCGTCCGCACGGGTGACGGTCAGATCCTGGCGCTCGACGGCAAGGTCTCCCTCGACGAGAACGCCGACTTCCGCCACGACGCCCACAAGCAGCTCGAGGACACCGCCAGCGAGGACCCGCTCGAAGCCAAGGCGAAGGCGCACGGCCTGAACTACGTCAAGCTCGACGGCCAGGTCGGCGTCATCGGCAACGGCGCGGGGCTCGTCATGTCGACGCTCGACGTCGTCGCCTACGCCGGTGAGCGCCACGGCGGCGTCAAGCCCGCGAACTTCCTCGACATCGGCGGCGGTGCCTCGGCCGAGGTCATGGCCAACGGCCTCGACGTCATCCTCGGCGACCCGCAGGTCAAGAGCGTGTTCGTGAACGTGTTCGGCGGCATCACCGCCTGCGACGCCGTCGCGAACGGCATCGTCGCCGCGCTCGGCATCCTCGGCGACGCGGCCACCAAGCCGCTCGTCGTGCGCCTGGACGGCAACAACGTGGAAGAAGGTCGCCGGATCCTGGCGGAGGCAGCGCACCCGCTCGTCACCGTCGCCGCGACCATGGACGACGCGGCCGAGCAGGCCGCCGAACTCGCCGCCGCAGCGGCCTGA
- a CDS encoding RecQ family ATP-dependent DNA helicase, whose protein sequence is MHDALRTRAAEVFGWQLRPDQQTVIDAVLAGRDALAVMPTGSGKSAIYQVAGLALDGLVVVVSPLVALQEDQVVGLAQHPDAPKGVTVNATKRSRDLTEAWEAVTAGDVRYVFLAPEQLAKPDVQDRLRDAGVGLVTVDEAHCVSSWGHDFRPDYLALGEAIERLGRPPVLALTATGSAPVRDDVVARLGMRDPLVLAAGFDRPELRLEVRRHEDDEGKREAVVAQVAGLPGAGVVYVATRAETLVYADELVEHGRRAQPYHAGLRVRDRERVLTGFHDGSVEVVVATSAFGMGIDKPDVRFVVHADVPESVDAYYQEVGRAGRDGDDALATLHYRAEDLGLRRFFASGSPRPASLRAVFDAVPASGAIARTDLPDASGLAARTAGRAVNALVEAGVLVDGHDGVARAADGPATADAAARAAKERAHERERVEESRIAMMREFAETQGCRRQFLLGYFGDELAEPCGNCDTCTAGTAAVTHAADGSHDAEWPPDADVEHAEWGHGTVMSTEDDRLTVFFESAGYRTLALADVEDRHLLERV, encoded by the coding sequence ATGCACGACGCACTCCGCACCCGAGCCGCCGAGGTCTTCGGCTGGCAGCTCCGCCCCGACCAGCAGACCGTGATCGACGCCGTCCTCGCGGGCCGGGACGCCCTCGCCGTGATGCCGACGGGCTCGGGCAAGTCCGCGATCTACCAGGTGGCGGGACTCGCCCTCGACGGCCTGGTCGTCGTGGTCTCGCCGCTGGTCGCGCTGCAGGAAGACCAGGTCGTCGGCCTGGCACAGCACCCTGACGCACCGAAGGGCGTGACGGTGAACGCCACCAAGCGGTCCCGCGACCTGACCGAGGCGTGGGAGGCGGTCACCGCGGGCGACGTCCGCTACGTCTTCCTCGCGCCGGAGCAGCTCGCGAAGCCCGACGTGCAGGACCGCCTGCGCGACGCCGGGGTCGGCCTGGTCACGGTGGACGAGGCGCACTGCGTGTCGTCCTGGGGCCACGACTTCCGCCCGGACTACCTGGCGCTCGGCGAGGCGATCGAGCGCCTGGGGCGTCCGCCCGTGCTGGCCCTGACCGCGACGGGCTCCGCCCCCGTGCGGGACGACGTCGTCGCGCGGCTCGGGATGCGCGACCCGCTCGTGCTCGCGGCCGGGTTCGACCGTCCGGAGCTCCGGCTCGAGGTCCGACGCCACGAGGACGACGAGGGCAAGCGCGAGGCCGTCGTCGCGCAGGTCGCCGGGCTGCCCGGCGCCGGGGTCGTCTACGTCGCCACGCGGGCCGAGACCCTCGTGTATGCCGACGAGCTCGTCGAGCACGGTCGCCGCGCACAGCCGTACCACGCCGGACTCCGCGTGCGGGACCGGGAGCGGGTGCTGACCGGCTTCCACGACGGCTCCGTCGAGGTCGTGGTCGCCACGAGCGCGTTCGGGATGGGCATCGACAAGCCCGACGTCCGCTTCGTGGTGCACGCCGACGTGCCCGAGTCCGTCGACGCCTACTACCAGGAGGTCGGACGCGCCGGTCGTGACGGCGACGATGCCCTGGCCACGCTGCACTACCGCGCCGAGGACCTGGGCCTGCGACGCTTCTTCGCGTCCGGCAGCCCGCGGCCCGCTTCGCTCCGCGCTGTCTTCGACGCCGTCCCCGCATCCGGGGCGATCGCCCGGACCGACCTGCCGGACGCATCGGGCCTCGCCGCACGCACCGCTGGCCGGGCGGTCAACGCCCTCGTCGAGGCCGGTGTGCTCGTCGACGGCCACGACGGCGTCGCCCGCGCGGCGGACGGCCCGGCGACCGCCGATGCCGCTGCCCGGGCGGCGAAGGAGCGGGCGCACGAGCGCGAGCGGGTCGAGGAGTCCCGGATCGCCATGATGCGCGAGTTCGCCGAGACACAGGGCTGCCGGCGACAGTTCCTGCTCGGGTACTTCGGGGACGAACTCGCCGAGCCGTGCGGCAACTGCGACACGTGCACCGCCGGCACCGCCGCCGTCACGCATGCAGCCGACGGGTCGCACGACGCCGAGTGGCCGCCGGACGCCGACGTGGAGCACGCGGAGTGGGGTCACGGCACGGTGATGAGCACCGAGGACGACCGGCTGACGGTGTTCTTCGAGTCGGCGGGCTACCGCACGCTGGCGCTCGCGGACGTGGAGGACCGGCACCTGCTCGAGCGCGTCTGA